The following proteins come from a genomic window of Alosa sapidissima isolate fAloSap1 chromosome 22, fAloSap1.pri, whole genome shotgun sequence:
- the LOC121697484 gene encoding macrophage mannose receptor 1-like isoform X2, with translation MNLIFGRNICRSHYTDLVSLYDKTDEEQLLKLLQLAKKGNCGTLIGLMGSSNSYKWSNGDIVIYKKNYLNNHNNCVAMTANGGWEALNCTEKRPFICYSDAPSNSSRYTLIEEKKTWQEAQDYCRENYIDLVSIKDEQQNNAVFIERQTNPNDSWIGLICDGWEWSDGGLSGYRNWSSAAFEPSKTAVRISHYEGWNPETNATITPIICYKDHIHISDVSMTWEESLEYCRGFNGSFCILSEKEQLAAKRLMRRLNITKPVWLGLQQSSFLGFWVWTIGQTLAWNNWKGGQVPRLPLSHHCGALMSEKDDFKWADINCMTKQRALCFDWVVNRGAKILQISDVIDD, from the exons ATGAATTTGATTTTCGGCAGAAATATCTGTAGAAGTCACTACACTGATCTTGTCTCTCTATATGACAAGACAGACGAAGAGCAATTATTAAAATTGTTACAATTGGCAAAAAAAGGTAATTGTGGTACTTTAATTGGTCTAATGGGTTCTTCCAATTCATACAAATGGTCAAATGGTGATATtgttatttacaaaaaaaattatttaaatAATCACAACAACTGTGTTGCCATGACGGCAAATGGGGGATGGGAGGCTTTAAACTGCACCGAAAAGAGACCATTCATCTGTTACAGCGATG CACCTAGTAATTCTTCTAGGTATACACTGATTGAAGAGAAAAAGACTTGGCAAGAGGCTCAGGATTATTGCAGAGAGAATTACATTGACTTGGTAAGCATCAAAGATGAACAGCAGAACAACGCTGTATTTATTGAAAGACAGACAAACCCAAATGATTCCTGGATTGGTTTGATATGTGACGGCTGGGAGTGGTCTGATGGAGGACTGTCAGGATATAGGAACTGGAGCAGTGCAGCTTTTGAACCAAGTAAAACTGCAGTGAGAATCTCCCATTATGAAGGATGGAACCCAGAAACTAACGCGACCATCACTCCTATCATCTGCTACAAAG ACCACATCCATATCAGTGACGTTAGCATGACCTGGGAGGAGTCTCTGGAATACTGTCGGGGATTCAACGGCTCTTTCTGCATTCTGTCAGAAAAAGAGCAACTGGCCGCCAAGAGGCTGATGAGAAGGCTCAACATCACAAAACCGGTGTGGTTGGGTCTGCAGCAGAGCAGCTTCCTCGGGTTCTGGGTCTGGACCATTGGACAGACACTGGCCTGGAACAACTGGAAGGGTGGGCAGGTGCCCCGGCTGCCCCTCTCCCATCACTGTGGTGCCCTGATGTCCGAGAAGGATGATTTCAAGTGGGCTGACATCAACTGCATGACCAAGCAGCGGGCTCTTTGTTTCGATTGGGTTGTCAATAGGGGTGCCAAGATTCTCCAAATCAGCGATGTAATTGATGATTGA
- the LOC121697484 gene encoding macrophage mannose receptor 1-like isoform X1 gives MRLRMTFVTMAMVIPILAVLASSDTGLDNETLPLDDFRTLILVIEEMNLIFGRNICRSHYTDLVSLYDKTDEEQLLKLLQLAKKGNCGTLIGLMGSSNSYKWSNGDIVIYKKNYLNNHNNCVAMTANGGWEALNCTEKRPFICYSDAPSNSSRYTLIEEKKTWQEAQDYCRENYIDLVSIKDEQQNNAVFIERQTNPNDSWIGLICDGWEWSDGGLSGYRNWSSAAFEPSKTAVRISHYEGWNPETNATITPIICYKDHIHISDVSMTWEESLEYCRGFNGSFCILSEKEQLAAKRLMRRLNITKPVWLGLQQSSFLGFWVWTIGQTLAWNNWKGGQVPRLPLSHHCGALMSEKDDFKWADINCMTKQRALCFDWVVNRGAKILQISDVIDD, from the exons GTTTGGATAACGAAACATTACCTCTGGATGACTTCAGGACGCTTATACTAGTGATCGAAGAGATGAATTTGATTTTCGGCAGAAATATCTGTAGAAGTCACTACACTGATCTTGTCTCTCTATATGACAAGACAGACGAAGAGCAATTATTAAAATTGTTACAATTGGCAAAAAAAGGTAATTGTGGTACTTTAATTGGTCTAATGGGTTCTTCCAATTCATACAAATGGTCAAATGGTGATATtgttatttacaaaaaaaattatttaaatAATCACAACAACTGTGTTGCCATGACGGCAAATGGGGGATGGGAGGCTTTAAACTGCACCGAAAAGAGACCATTCATCTGTTACAGCGATG CACCTAGTAATTCTTCTAGGTATACACTGATTGAAGAGAAAAAGACTTGGCAAGAGGCTCAGGATTATTGCAGAGAGAATTACATTGACTTGGTAAGCATCAAAGATGAACAGCAGAACAACGCTGTATTTATTGAAAGACAGACAAACCCAAATGATTCCTGGATTGGTTTGATATGTGACGGCTGGGAGTGGTCTGATGGAGGACTGTCAGGATATAGGAACTGGAGCAGTGCAGCTTTTGAACCAAGTAAAACTGCAGTGAGAATCTCCCATTATGAAGGATGGAACCCAGAAACTAACGCGACCATCACTCCTATCATCTGCTACAAAG ACCACATCCATATCAGTGACGTTAGCATGACCTGGGAGGAGTCTCTGGAATACTGTCGGGGATTCAACGGCTCTTTCTGCATTCTGTCAGAAAAAGAGCAACTGGCCGCCAAGAGGCTGATGAGAAGGCTCAACATCACAAAACCGGTGTGGTTGGGTCTGCAGCAGAGCAGCTTCCTCGGGTTCTGGGTCTGGACCATTGGACAGACACTGGCCTGGAACAACTGGAAGGGTGGGCAGGTGCCCCGGCTGCCCCTCTCCCATCACTGTGGTGCCCTGATGTCCGAGAAGGATGATTTCAAGTGGGCTGACATCAACTGCATGACCAAGCAGCGGGCTCTTTGTTTCGATTGGGTTGTCAATAGGGGTGCCAAGATTCTCCAAATCAGCGATGTAATTGATGATTGA